From Spirosoma aerolatum, one genomic window encodes:
- a CDS encoding ABC transporter permease/substrate-binding protein — MTDFVTFVREHADKLLEQTLTHIGLTAVSLFLALLLGVPLGILISRRSRLAGSVLGIAGVLQTVPSVALLGFLIPVLGIGVGPALMALFLYALLPIIRNTYVGIKEVDASVKEAARGIGMTDGQVLTKVELPLALPVIFAGVRTATVINVGVATLAAYVAAGGLGEFIFSGIALSNVNMMLAGAIPAALLAVGFDAALARLQRLSVRKLRVGALVFVLLMPFLSAFYWLPGQQDRLVAGFAHEFYGRADGYPGLQKTYGLTLRPRLIDQNLMYEAIHRGQVDIISGYSTDGRIKAYDLLVLTDNRHAFPPYDAAPVIRQAVLNRFPALGQTLNRLAGQLTDSVMTALNYQVDYQKQSPEAVARNFLNQLDLYKQPQPGERAETVVMGSKVFTEQYILAEIYRQLIEGHTQLRVATKTGLGGTQICFDALRTGAIDFYPEYTGTGLLVVLQPSASVLAHLPMQSDTIYQYVRQQFQQQYQLDWLRPLGFNNSYCLMMRREQANQLGIKTIEDLVKYLTNK; from the coding sequence ATGACTGATTTCGTGACGTTTGTTCGGGAGCATGCCGATAAATTGCTGGAGCAAACGCTGACGCATATCGGCCTAACGGCTGTGTCTTTATTCCTGGCTCTGTTGTTGGGTGTGCCGTTGGGCATTCTGATTTCGCGTCGTTCTCGATTAGCGGGTAGCGTATTAGGTATAGCCGGTGTGTTACAAACAGTTCCTAGCGTGGCCTTACTTGGTTTCCTGATTCCAGTTTTAGGTATCGGGGTTGGCCCGGCGCTGATGGCACTTTTTCTATATGCGCTCCTGCCCATAATCCGAAATACGTATGTAGGCATTAAGGAAGTGGATGCGTCGGTGAAAGAGGCCGCTCGTGGTATTGGCATGACCGATGGGCAGGTGTTAACAAAAGTGGAGTTGCCTCTGGCACTTCCTGTGATTTTCGCAGGAGTTCGTACCGCAACGGTTATTAATGTAGGGGTAGCTACGCTGGCGGCTTATGTGGCTGCCGGTGGACTGGGTGAATTTATTTTTAGTGGTATTGCCCTTAGCAATGTAAATATGATGCTGGCGGGTGCTATTCCAGCAGCCTTATTAGCGGTTGGTTTCGATGCGGCTCTCGCCCGATTGCAACGATTGTCGGTACGCAAGCTTCGCGTTGGCGCATTGGTTTTTGTGCTCCTTATGCCGTTTTTATCCGCTTTTTACTGGCTACCGGGTCAGCAGGACAGGTTGGTGGCCGGGTTTGCGCATGAATTTTACGGCCGGGCTGATGGCTACCCCGGTTTACAGAAAACGTACGGTCTGACCCTTCGCCCGCGCCTGATCGATCAGAACCTGATGTATGAAGCCATTCACCGGGGGCAAGTCGATATCATTAGTGGTTACTCGACCGATGGACGAATTAAAGCATATGATCTGCTGGTACTAACCGATAATCGGCATGCCTTTCCACCCTACGATGCGGCCCCGGTTATTCGGCAGGCAGTATTGAATCGTTTCCCAGCGTTGGGGCAAACCTTGAATCGGCTGGCTGGTCAGTTGACTGATTCGGTTATGACAGCACTGAATTATCAGGTCGATTATCAAAAGCAGTCGCCGGAGGCTGTGGCGCGTAATTTTTTAAACCAGCTTGACTTATACAAACAGCCACAACCGGGCGAACGCGCTGAAACCGTTGTGATGGGTTCGAAAGTATTTACGGAGCAATATATTCTGGCCGAAATTTATCGTCAATTGATCGAAGGACATACACAACTACGGGTCGCTACTAAAACGGGGTTAGGGGGAACCCAAATCTGTTTCGATGCCTTGCGAACTGGAGCGATTGATTTTTATCCAGAATACACAGGTACGGGATTGCTGGTGGTTTTACAGCCTTCAGCGAGCGTGTTGGCGCATCTGCCGATGCAATCGGATACAATTTATCAGTATGTCCGGCAGCAATTTCAGCAGCAGTATCAATTGGATTGGCTGAGGCCGCTAGGCTTTAACAATAGCTATTGCCTGATGATGCGACGCGAGCAAGCTAATCAATTAGGCATTAAGACTATTGAGGATTTGGTTAAGTATCTAACAAATAAATAG
- a CDS encoding type I phosphomannose isomerase catalytic subunit, which produces MLYPLTFETIYKDKIWGGQKIKTILDKDFSPLPNCGETWEVSDVEGNESVVKEGSLQGKSLHELVEQYKEKLVGEHVYAQYGNRFPLLIKFIDANDDLSIQVHPNDALAKERGTGFGKTEMWYIMQADEGAKLNSGFNREVTKDEYVKAVADNTIQELLNIETAQPGDVFFLPAGRVHYIGKGLLLAEIQQTSDTTYRIYDFDRVDATTGKKRELHTEQAVDAIDYHYYGQYKTQYDKKLNESVNAVKSDYFVTNVLNFNQEVAHDYTHIDSFVILICVAGGLTIETTGGYSVSLKMGQCALIPASINNVTLVPDGDMTVLETYVP; this is translated from the coding sequence ATGTTGTACCCGTTAACCTTCGAAACGATTTATAAAGACAAGATTTGGGGTGGTCAGAAAATCAAAACTATTCTTGACAAAGACTTTTCGCCACTGCCCAATTGTGGTGAAACCTGGGAAGTGTCGGATGTGGAGGGGAATGAATCGGTTGTGAAGGAAGGCAGCTTACAGGGAAAATCGCTGCACGAACTGGTCGAGCAATACAAGGAAAAACTGGTTGGCGAGCACGTCTACGCGCAATACGGAAATCGCTTTCCACTACTGATTAAATTCATCGATGCCAACGACGATCTGTCGATTCAGGTACACCCGAACGATGCCCTGGCGAAGGAGCGCGGAACGGGCTTCGGCAAAACCGAGATGTGGTACATCATGCAGGCCGATGAAGGGGCTAAACTGAACTCCGGTTTTAATCGGGAGGTAACGAAAGATGAATATGTGAAGGCCGTTGCCGATAACACCATTCAGGAGTTGCTCAATATCGAAACTGCTCAGCCCGGTGATGTATTTTTCCTGCCTGCGGGGCGGGTCCACTATATCGGTAAAGGGTTATTGCTGGCCGAAATTCAGCAGACGTCCGACACAACCTACCGGATTTACGACTTCGACCGAGTGGATGCGACAACGGGCAAAAAGCGTGAACTTCATACCGAACAGGCGGTCGATGCCATTGATTACCACTATTACGGGCAATACAAGACCCAGTACGACAAGAAACTGAACGAAAGCGTCAACGCCGTAAAAAGCGACTATTTTGTAACGAACGTACTGAATTTCAATCAGGAAGTAGCGCACGATTACACGCACATTGACTCGTTCGTTATCCTGATCTGCGTGGCGGGGGGCTTAACCATCGAAACAACCGGCGGCTACAGTGTATCGCTTAAAATGGGCCAGTGCGCCCTGATTCCAGCCTCCATCAACAATGTAACGCTCGTACCCGATGGCGACATGACCGTACTAGAAACGTATGTACCGTAA
- a CDS encoding CocE/NonD family hydrolase yields the protein MKQWFYALLLLLGTVSVQAQSTASGNFVKENYQKFEYKIPMRDGIKLHTAVYVPKDASATTKYPFLMQRTCYSVAPYGPDAYPAQVGPSKTLMREKYIFVYQDVRGRWESEGVWTNMTPTVTDQQPTPTAKSKGKKSATKPVSSTLVDESSDTYDTIEWLLKNVPNNNGRVGQWGISYPGFYTVAGAVGAHPALKASSPQAPVSDFFFDDFHHNGAFIQAYIFTYPVFGIQHPAPTTQPWFASQMINTGTKDGFQWQYDLGPLKNADKYYKDNFFWQETVDHPNYDEFWQKRSIIPHLKNINHAVMTVGGWFDAEDLYGPLNIYKTIEKNNAGTYNTLVMGPFGHGRWSAETGHTLHSNIYFGDSIATFYQRNIEAKFFTHFLKGAGDGKTGLPEAYLFDTGKKEWKTFDKWPAANAQPTSFYLSSNGQLAQQAGNGYSEFVSDPMKPVPYTEDITTLQGFTPFNYMSEDQRFASRRPDVLTFQTDVLTEDLTLGGEITAKLKVSTTGTDADWVVKLIDVYPPNEPNHAYMPNKNITLGNYQQMVRSEAIRGRFRNSFEKPEPFKPGEKTDVTFRLQDVMHTFKKGHRIMIQVQSTWFPLIDRNPQKYVDNIYKADATDFQKATHRVYDDSVIEVQVLK from the coding sequence ATGAAACAGTGGTTTTACGCTCTACTTCTCCTGCTCGGAACGGTTTCAGTACAGGCGCAATCGACAGCATCGGGCAATTTCGTTAAGGAGAACTACCAGAAATTTGAATACAAGATTCCGATGCGCGACGGGATAAAACTGCATACAGCTGTGTATGTCCCCAAAGATGCCTCGGCAACAACGAAATATCCGTTTCTGATGCAGCGGACCTGCTACAGCGTGGCGCCTTACGGTCCTGATGCCTACCCGGCACAGGTAGGGCCATCCAAAACGCTCATGCGCGAGAAGTATATTTTTGTGTATCAGGATGTTCGTGGGCGCTGGGAGTCGGAGGGAGTTTGGACGAACATGACCCCGACCGTTACAGACCAGCAGCCAACTCCTACTGCCAAAAGTAAGGGTAAAAAGAGCGCGACCAAACCCGTTAGCAGCACATTGGTCGATGAAAGCTCGGATACCTATGATACTATCGAGTGGTTGCTCAAAAATGTACCGAACAACAACGGTCGGGTAGGGCAGTGGGGGATTAGCTACCCCGGTTTCTATACCGTTGCGGGGGCTGTTGGTGCGCATCCGGCGCTAAAAGCTTCTTCGCCACAAGCACCCGTTTCGGACTTCTTTTTTGATGATTTTCACCATAATGGGGCTTTCATTCAGGCCTATATTTTCACCTACCCGGTGTTCGGTATCCAGCATCCTGCTCCTACAACGCAGCCCTGGTTTGCCAGCCAGATGATTAACACCGGAACGAAAGATGGCTTTCAGTGGCAGTATGATTTAGGCCCCCTGAAAAATGCCGACAAGTATTACAAGGACAATTTCTTCTGGCAGGAAACCGTCGACCACCCGAACTACGATGAGTTCTGGCAGAAGCGGAGCATTATTCCACACCTCAAAAATATCAACCATGCCGTAATGACCGTCGGCGGCTGGTTCGACGCTGAAGATTTGTACGGGCCACTGAACATCTACAAGACAATAGAAAAGAATAATGCGGGTACGTATAACACCCTGGTAATGGGACCGTTCGGGCATGGACGCTGGTCGGCCGAAACGGGGCATACCCTGCATAGTAATATCTATTTTGGCGATAGCATTGCCACGTTTTATCAGCGTAATATTGAAGCGAAATTCTTTACCCATTTCCTGAAAGGTGCGGGCGATGGAAAGACCGGATTGCCCGAAGCGTATCTGTTCGATACCGGAAAGAAGGAGTGGAAAACGTTCGATAAGTGGCCAGCTGCCAATGCGCAGCCAACGTCATTCTATTTGTCAAGCAATGGGCAGTTAGCCCAACAGGCCGGAAACGGCTACTCCGAATTTGTCAGTGATCCGATGAAGCCGGTTCCGTATACCGAAGATATTACCACCTTGCAGGGATTTACACCGTTCAATTATATGTCAGAAGATCAGCGGTTTGCCAGTCGTCGGCCTGATGTCTTGACATTCCAGACCGATGTACTGACAGAAGACCTGACACTGGGGGGCGAAATCACTGCGAAACTCAAGGTAAGTACGACAGGTACCGACGCCGACTGGGTCGTTAAGTTGATCGACGTATATCCGCCCAATGAACCGAATCATGCCTACATGCCGAATAAGAATATCACCCTGGGGAATTATCAGCAAATGGTCCGTTCGGAAGCCATCCGTGGACGTTTCCGTAATTCGTTTGAAAAGCCCGAACCGTTCAAACCGGGCGAAAAAACAGACGTTACGTTCCGGTTGCAGGACGTGATGCATACCTTTAAAAAAGGCCATCGGATCATGATCCAGGTGCAAAGTACGTGGTTCCCGCTCATCGACCGAAACCCGCAGAAATACGTGGATAATATCTATAAAGCTGATGCTACCGATTTTCAGAAAGCGACCCATCGAGTGTATGACGATTCCGTGATCGAAGTTCAGGTATTGAAGTAA
- a CDS encoding ABC transporter ATP-binding protein, whose translation MIEIRNLTKQFASHTAVFDLSLNVAKGETLVLLGTSGCGKTTTLKMINRLIEPTSGSISLDGVDVRKQATFELRRRIGYVIQDGGLFPHYTVAEAIATVPKLLGWESETIQERISELIDKLRLPQTLLSRYPAELSGGQRQRVGLARALAVRPPVVLMDEPFGALDPFTRRQVRRELFGLNELRETTVVLVTHDVNEALELADRIALMDAGQIVQMGTPDALLKSPVSDFVRDFMDDKPHRLHD comes from the coding sequence ATGATTGAAATCCGGAACCTCACCAAACAGTTTGCTTCACATACGGCCGTTTTTGATCTCTCGCTCAACGTTGCAAAGGGTGAAACACTAGTGTTGTTAGGCACGAGCGGGTGCGGTAAAACGACAACCCTGAAAATGATTAATCGGCTGATTGAACCGACCAGTGGTTCAATCAGCTTGGATGGAGTTGATGTGAGGAAACAAGCTACTTTCGAGCTTCGGCGACGGATTGGGTATGTCATTCAGGATGGAGGATTGTTTCCCCATTATACAGTTGCCGAGGCTATTGCAACCGTTCCTAAATTACTTGGCTGGGAGTCAGAGACTATTCAGGAACGTATCAGCGAACTGATTGATAAACTGCGGCTGCCTCAAACGCTGTTGTCTCGGTATCCGGCCGAATTGAGTGGGGGCCAGCGCCAGCGGGTGGGGTTGGCGAGGGCATTGGCGGTCCGGCCACCCGTTGTGCTGATGGATGAGCCGTTTGGTGCCCTTGACCCATTTACACGTCGGCAGGTTCGTCGGGAATTATTCGGTCTGAATGAGTTACGCGAAACAACAGTGGTGCTGGTGACCCATGATGTGAACGAAGCGCTGGAACTGGCCGACCGTATCGCCCTGATGGATGCTGGACAGATTGTGCAGATGGGCACGCCCGATGCATTACTGAAATCACCTGTTTCTGATTTCGTTCGGGATTTTATGGACGATAAACCCCACCGTCTGCATGACTGA
- a CDS encoding DUF1501 domain-containing protein yields the protein MKRLTLFDEAVLNQATFNTRRHFLKQCTSGLGSLAMLSLLDSCGFGSSPTTSENPLKPLSPIQSPKAKRVLFMHMEGAPSQLELFDYKPELAKLDGQLCPPSLLEGKRFAFIKGIPKMLGPQSCFEQHGQSGAWLSDYFQHWPKIVDELTFLKAMHTDEFNHAPAQLFMHTGSPRLGRPSLGAWVTYGLGSENQNLPGYVVLVSGQEPSAGKSVWGSGFLPTVYQGVQCRSMGEPVLYIKNPAEVSDSLRKKSIDVINQINELEHQEIGDPEILSRISQYELAYRMQSEVPETMDITDEPQWVQDWYGAKPGAASFANNCLLARKLLEKGVRFVQLFDRRWDSHGTDAGSGVDEGLRRNIQVIDKPITALIQDLKQRGLLDDTLVVWGGEFGRTPMMENRAGDNNSPFKGRDHHIDAFTMWMAGGGIKAGYSHGETDEIGYYGVRNKTHIHDLQATILHVLGFDHEKFTFPFQGRNFRLTDVHGKVIHDILA from the coding sequence ATGAAACGACTTACGCTCTTCGACGAGGCCGTATTGAATCAGGCAACCTTCAACACCAGACGCCATTTCCTGAAACAGTGTACATCGGGTTTAGGCTCCCTGGCGATGCTGTCGTTGCTGGATAGCTGTGGGTTTGGCAGTTCGCCAACCACCAGCGAAAATCCACTGAAGCCGCTTAGTCCCATTCAGTCTCCCAAAGCAAAGCGGGTGTTGTTTATGCACATGGAAGGGGCACCGTCGCAACTGGAACTGTTTGACTATAAACCCGAACTAGCCAAACTTGACGGACAACTCTGCCCGCCCTCATTACTGGAAGGCAAACGGTTTGCGTTCATTAAAGGGATTCCGAAAATGCTGGGGCCGCAGTCCTGTTTTGAGCAGCATGGGCAATCGGGGGCGTGGCTATCGGACTATTTTCAGCACTGGCCCAAAATTGTCGATGAGCTTACCTTTCTGAAAGCCATGCACACCGATGAGTTCAATCATGCACCCGCTCAGTTGTTTATGCATACGGGTAGTCCACGGTTGGGCCGCCCCAGTCTGGGCGCGTGGGTTACGTATGGGCTAGGCTCCGAAAATCAGAACCTACCAGGCTATGTAGTGCTGGTATCCGGTCAGGAGCCTAGCGCTGGCAAGTCGGTTTGGGGAAGTGGTTTTCTGCCTACGGTATATCAGGGCGTACAATGCCGTTCCATGGGTGAGCCTGTACTGTACATCAAAAATCCAGCGGAGGTCAGTGATTCGCTTCGCAAAAAATCCATCGACGTCATCAACCAGATCAACGAACTGGAACATCAGGAAATCGGCGACCCCGAAATTCTAAGCCGGATTTCGCAATACGAACTGGCCTATCGGATGCAATCGGAAGTTCCCGAAACGATGGACATTACCGATGAGCCTCAATGGGTACAGGACTGGTATGGTGCCAAACCGGGCGCAGCCTCCTTTGCCAACAATTGCCTGCTTGCCCGTAAACTGCTCGAAAAAGGCGTTCGGTTCGTTCAACTCTTCGACCGACGCTGGGATTCGCACGGCACCGACGCGGGCAGTGGTGTTGATGAAGGCCTGCGCCGAAATATTCAGGTTATCGACAAGCCTATTACGGCACTGATTCAGGATTTGAAACAACGTGGTTTACTCGACGATACTTTAGTTGTATGGGGTGGCGAATTTGGCCGGACGCCCATGATGGAAAATCGGGCTGGGGATAACAATTCACCGTTTAAAGGGCGCGACCATCACATCGACGCGTTTACCATGTGGATGGCGGGTGGTGGTATCAAAGCGGGCTATTCCCACGGCGAAACCGACGAAATTGGTTACTATGGCGTTCGGAACAAAACCCATATC
- a CDS encoding helix-turn-helix transcriptional regulator: MKNRLKVERAEQSLSQADLADRIGVSRQTINSIEAGRYVPSTILALKLAQVFGKPVEHIFTLEDTD; encoded by the coding sequence ATGAAAAACCGACTGAAAGTTGAACGAGCCGAACAAAGCCTGTCGCAGGCTGACCTAGCTGATCGGATTGGGGTGAGCCGTCAAACGATCAACTCCATTGAAGCCGGACGTTACGTACCGTCGACGATATTGGCCCTAAAACTGGCCCAGGTTTTCGGCAAACCGGTTGAGCATATCTTTACGCTCGAAGACACCGATTGA
- a CDS encoding DUF1553 domain-containing protein, whose product MRRYWLVGILGALVVAAFTLSGLFSSEKISYNQHIRPIFNAKCITCHGGIKQSGGFSLLFREDALGKTKSGKYAIVPGHADESELIKRLVIDDPELRMPLEHEPLTKQEIDLISNWIDQGAEWEDHWAYIPPDRSIIPPNVGDAFAKNGIDRFVYDRLQQEGLSPSPEADKATLLRRVSLDLTGLPPTAQQAAEFMADKSPNAYDKLVDKLIQSPHFGERWASMWLDLARYADSKGYEKDLERSIWLYRDWVIRAFNQDMPFDRFTVEQLAGDLLPAKDASTADNHLIATAFHRNTMSNDEGGTNDEEFRNMALIDRVSTTWEVWQGTTMACVQCHSHPYDPIRHEEFYKFFAYFNNSQDADLYNEKPKLYTFTPENEQKVKGLMTWIKTLSGNPVANSPNRPLNLNLQRQDVLSHLGYRKIEAEDFDSTSRHIELYDNQTTIMQTTEGAFCLYNDVDLTNVSNVIYRYTTSFPSFVELHLDRPDGPLISRAHVPATQEGDPGAWYKWKTFSTFRAQVQKTTGRHALFVVFHKDKEFRSDLLHMDWLQLEVENAPINHNQMLRKLVDSLAAIPATATPVILERPTSRSRKTNVFIRGNWLTKGKQVNPDVPHSIRREAGQSVDNRLAMARWLVSRNNPLTARVMVNRFWEQLFGYGLVETLEDFGTMGAKPTHPELLDWLAVQFQDEYKWSVKKLLRDLVLSATYRQSAVVSPELQKKDPRNLLLARGPRVRLTAEQIRDQALAVSGLLNNKLYGPSVRPFNPTNGSWKDEQPDNRHRRALYTFWQRTNPYPSMVTFDTPQRNLCVSRRVRTNTPLQALITLNDTVYTEAAHGLASFMNRQKGDLTKKLACGYEQIMYRKPSDEKLALLEKFYSDALHLNTQKKQSKTVPSTQSPEFGALSMVANVLLNLDETLTK is encoded by the coding sequence ATGAGACGCTATTGGCTGGTCGGTATTCTGGGGGCTCTTGTAGTAGCAGCCTTTACCCTAAGTGGGCTTTTCTCGTCCGAGAAGATTAGCTATAACCAGCACATTCGTCCGATTTTCAACGCCAAGTGCATAACCTGTCATGGTGGTATCAAACAAAGCGGTGGCTTTAGTCTGTTGTTTCGGGAAGATGCGTTGGGAAAGACCAAATCAGGTAAGTACGCTATAGTACCGGGACATGCCGATGAATCGGAACTGATAAAGCGGTTGGTGATCGATGACCCTGAACTACGGATGCCGCTTGAGCATGAACCCCTGACGAAGCAGGAAATCGATCTGATTAGCAACTGGATTGATCAGGGAGCCGAATGGGAGGACCACTGGGCCTATATACCTCCTGACCGTAGCATTATTCCGCCCAACGTTGGCGACGCCTTTGCCAAAAACGGGATTGATCGCTTCGTCTACGACCGATTACAACAGGAAGGACTTAGCCCCTCGCCCGAAGCTGATAAAGCTACGTTGCTGCGTCGAGTTAGCCTGGATTTGACGGGACTACCGCCCACAGCACAACAAGCGGCTGAATTTATGGCGGATAAATCGCCGAATGCTTACGATAAACTGGTCGATAAGCTCATTCAATCGCCCCATTTTGGCGAGCGTTGGGCGTCGATGTGGCTCGACCTGGCCCGGTATGCCGACTCGAAAGGCTACGAAAAAGACCTTGAACGCAGCATCTGGCTCTACCGCGACTGGGTCATTCGGGCGTTTAATCAGGATATGCCGTTCGACCGATTTACAGTTGAGCAACTGGCAGGCGATCTGTTGCCCGCAAAGGATGCCTCAACCGCCGATAACCACCTGATTGCGACGGCCTTTCACCGAAATACGATGTCGAACGACGAGGGCGGAACCAACGATGAGGAATTCCGAAACATGGCGCTAATCGACCGGGTGAGCACAACCTGGGAGGTTTGGCAGGGAACAACGATGGCCTGTGTACAGTGTCACAGTCACCCTTATGACCCCATCCGCCATGAGGAGTTCTACAAGTTTTTTGCCTATTTCAACAATAGCCAGGATGCCGATCTGTACAACGAAAAACCGAAGCTGTACACCTTTACACCCGAAAATGAACAAAAAGTAAAGGGGCTCATGACCTGGATCAAAACGCTGTCCGGAAATCCGGTTGCTAATTCCCCCAACCGTCCGTTGAACCTGAATCTTCAACGACAGGATGTATTGAGCCACCTCGGTTACCGAAAAATTGAGGCCGAGGACTTCGACAGCACCAGTCGACACATTGAGCTATACGACAACCAGACCACCATTATGCAGACCACCGAAGGGGCTTTCTGCTTATATAATGATGTGGATTTAACAAACGTATCGAACGTAATTTACCGCTATACGACTTCGTTCCCGTCCTTCGTTGAACTACACCTCGACCGACCTGATGGTCCACTCATCAGCCGCGCCCATGTTCCAGCCACGCAGGAAGGCGATCCGGGAGCCTGGTATAAATGGAAAACGTTTAGCACGTTCCGGGCGCAAGTCCAAAAAACGACGGGACGGCACGCACTTTTTGTTGTGTTTCACAAGGACAAAGAGTTTCGGAGCGACTTACTCCATATGGACTGGCTACAGCTTGAGGTCGAAAACGCGCCTATCAATCACAATCAGATGCTACGTAAGCTGGTCGATTCGCTGGCTGCGATTCCAGCTACGGCCACACCGGTTATTCTCGAACGGCCCACCAGCCGGAGCCGGAAAACGAACGTTTTCATCCGGGGGAACTGGCTTACCAAAGGGAAGCAGGTCAACCCCGATGTTCCCCACTCGATTCGTCGGGAAGCCGGGCAATCGGTTGACAATCGGTTGGCTATGGCCCGCTGGCTGGTCAGCCGAAATAACCCACTTACGGCGCGGGTGATGGTCAATCGGTTTTGGGAGCAGCTTTTTGGGTATGGCTTGGTAGAAACCCTGGAAGATTTTGGTACGATGGGTGCTAAACCGACCCACCCGGAATTGCTCGACTGGCTGGCTGTGCAGTTTCAGGATGAGTACAAATGGAGTGTGAAAAAACTCCTTCGCGACCTGGTTCTTTCAGCTACTTATCGGCAATCGGCTGTGGTTTCGCCCGAACTTCAGAAAAAAGACCCCCGCAACCTCTTACTGGCTCGCGGCCCCAGAGTCCGCCTGACGGCCGAGCAAATCCGTGATCAGGCGCTGGCCGTCAGTGGTTTGCTCAATAATAAGTTGTACGGTCCCAGTGTTCGGCCCTTTAACCCGACGAATGGGTCCTGGAAAGACGAGCAACCTGATAATCGCCATCGCCGGGCTTTGTACACCTTCTGGCAACGGACCAACCCGTATCCGTCGATGGTTACGTTCGATACACCTCAACGAAATCTTTGCGTATCCAGGCGCGTTCGGACGAATACCCCCTTGCAGGCACTTATTACGCTGAACGATACTGTTTATACGGAAGCCGCTCATGGTCTGGCATCGTTTATGAACCGGCAGAAAGGTGATTTAACCAAGAAACTCGCGTGTGGTTATGAGCAAATTATGTATCGTAAGCCGTCCGACGAAAAGCTGGCCCTGCTGGAAAAATTCTATTCAGATGCTCTTCACCTGAACACGCAAAAAAAGCAATCCAAAACAGTTCCATCAACACAATCGCCTGAGTTCGGTGCGCTATCGATGGTGGCGAATGTGTTGTTGAACTTAGACGAAACGCTTACCAAATGA
- a CDS encoding L-rhamnose mutarotase: MRYCFALDLKEDPALIAEYEQYHERLRPEIEASIRESGITDMEIYRIGNRLFMIMETDETFSFEAKAAADAANPKVQEWEALMWTYQQALPMAKPGEKWVLMNQLFKL, from the coding sequence ATGCGTTACTGCTTTGCCCTTGATCTGAAAGAAGACCCGGCTCTAATTGCCGAATACGAACAATACCATGAGCGACTCCGGCCTGAGATTGAAGCCAGTATTCGCGAGTCGGGCATTACCGACATGGAGATTTACCGGATCGGTAATCGGTTGTTCATGATTATGGAGACTGACGAGACGTTCTCGTTTGAAGCCAAGGCGGCTGCCGATGCCGCCAATCCAAAAGTGCAAGAGTGGGAGGCACTTATGTGGACCTACCAGCAAGCCTTACCCATGGCCAAACCTGGTGAAAAATGGGTACTCATGAACCAACTGTTTAAGCTGTAA